In one Scomber japonicus isolate fScoJap1 chromosome 6, fScoJap1.pri, whole genome shotgun sequence genomic region, the following are encoded:
- the gkup gene encoding glucuronokinase with putative uridyl pyrophosphorylase: MICILLVAGHGTVLEAQIKNDDTGLYSHLTGVPKALLPGIRGKKILDFWWETVKMRQLFTEVYLVTNADKYKHYERWATANDFPVENVINDGSTTLEDRLGAVADLELAIRSRKLQDDIMVIAGDMLCADQNFDIAQVIRFFRSKPGELIIYYELEEGERSSSRGIVEVCPENHRITRFLEKPQEGLTASRLASVVFYCIRRDTLSYLSDFITLLPQATHRSFGRFWEWLINEKQLHVFGMKLPTGFQLIGQVGLSDYTKWLTHYSTKQQDNPAKPITCRSHARVGLMGNPSDGFNGKTIAMTISNFWAEVTLVESQTLVLVPHPLNDPTEFGSLQDLFCISRKEGYLGGLRLLQATCKKFYQFCSKQGIALTKQNFTLKYDTNIPRQVGLAGSSAIVSATLKCLMKFYNITDNDLPKPIRANFILNVETDELFITAGLQDRVVQVYEGLVYMDFSKKLMEEQGYGNYISMDMNDLPSFWLAYLSDPSDSGRIHSNVRQRWLSGEPQVVEAMKTFAELTDQARVALQDQDWNRLAQLMDQNFELRRSIYSDDCLGPGNLKMVQLARQFGSAVKLPGSGGAVVGLCVDQTRLVEMRQAFQEAGCVFCVIAPYNPSASSVSSQH; encoded by the exons ATGATCTGTATACTGCTGGTTGCGGGTCACGGAACCGTGTTAGAGGCTCAGATTAAG AATGATGACACAGGCTTGTACAGCCACCTCACTGGAGTACCAAAGGCCTTGCTGCCCGGCATCAGAGGAAAGAAGATCCTTGACTTTTGGTGGGAAACAGTCAAAAT GCGACAGTTGTTCACAGAAGTGTATCTTGTCACTAATGCAGACAA GTATAAGCACTATGAGCGCTGGGCAACAGCTAATGACTTCCCGGTGGAAAATGTGATCAATGATGGCAGCACCACATTGGAGGACCGCCTCGGAGCTGTGGCTGATCTGGAGCTGGCCATACGCAGCCGTAAACTGCAGGACGACATCATGGTG ATTGCGGGGGACATGCTGTGTGCAGACCAGAACTTCGACATTGCTCAAGTTATCCGCTTCTTCAGGTCAAAG CCTGGAGAGCTGATCATATACTACGAGctggaggaaggggagagaagCAGCTCCAGGGGTATCGTGGAGGTCTGCCCTGAAAACCATAG GATTACTCGCTTCTTGGAGAAACCGCAGGAGGGGCTGACGGCATCCCGCCTGGCCAGCGTGGTGTTTTACTGCATCCGGAGAGACACGCTGTCCTACCTGTCTGACTTCATCACTCTGCTGCCTCAAGCCACACACAGGTCCTTTGGAAGATTCTGG gagTGGCTCATCAATGAGAAGCAGCTCCATGTGTTTGGGATGAAGCTTCCCACCGGCTTCCAGCTCATTGGACAAGTG GGTCTGTCAGACTACACCAAGTGGCTGACCCACTACTCTACCAAGCAACAAGACAATCCTGCTAAACCAATCACATGCCGGTCACACGCCAG GGTTGGATTAATGGGGAATCCATCAGATGGCTTCAACGGGAAGACCATTGCTATGACTATCTCTAACTTCTGGGCTGAGGTCACTCTAGTGGAAAGCCAAACtttg GTTTTAGTCCCTCACCCACTCAATGACCCCACTGAATTTGGAAGCTTGCAAGATCTGTTCTGCatcagcaggaaggaagg GTACCTTGGAGGCCTCCGGCTGCTGCAGGCTACCTGTAAGAAGTTCTACCAGTTCTGCTCCAAGCAAGG CATCGCTTTGACAAAGCAGAACTTCACATTGAAGTACGACACCAACATTCCTCGGCAAGTG GGCCTCGCTGGAAGCAG CGCCATCGTCTCAGCCACCCTGAAGTGTCTTATGAAATTCTACAACATCACAGACAAT GATCTCCCGAAGCCCATACGAGCCAACTTCATCCTCAACGTGGAGACTGatgagctgtttattactgCTGGCCTGCAAGACAGAGTGGTGCAG GTCTATGAAGGGTTGGTCTACATGGATTTCAGCAAGaagctgatggaggagcagggcTACG GGAACTATATTTCTATGGACATGAAtgaccttccatccttctggcTGGCCTACCTGAGCGACCCCAGTGACTCTGGGCGCATCCATAGCAACGTCCGCCAGCGATGGCTGAGTG GGGAGCCTCAAGTAGTTGAGGCCATGAAGACTTTTGCTGAGCTGACTGATCAAGCAAG GGTGGCTCTACAGGACCAAGACTGGAACCGTCTGGCACAACTGATGGACCAGAACTTCGAGCTGAGGAG GTCTATCTACTCTGATGACTGCTTGGGTCCTGGCAACCTCAAGATGGTTCAGTTGGCAAGGCAG TTTGGCTCGGCGGTGAAGTTACCAGGCAGTGGAGGGGCTGTGGTGGGTCTGTGTGTGGACCAGACTAGACTG GTGGAGATGAGGCAAGCTTTCCAGGAGGCAGGCTGTGTCTTCTGTGTCATCGCACCATACAACCCATCTGCCAGCAGTGTCAGCAGCCAACACTAA